From the Xyrauchen texanus isolate HMW12.3.18 chromosome 37, RBS_HiC_50CHRs, whole genome shotgun sequence genome, one window contains:
- the LOC127630732 gene encoding protein RER1 isoform X1, which produces MSEGDSAGESIHGKPSAIGSFFKRLGQVYQSWLDKSTPFSAVRWAITLLLTAIYMIRVYILQGWYIITYALGIYHLNLFIAFLSPKVDPSLLDDPDEGPALPTKQNEEFRPFIRRLPEFKFWHSATKGIVIAMICTFFEAFNVPVFWPILVMYFIMLFCITMKRQIKHMIKYRYLPFTHGKRTYRGKEETEKTFAS; this is translated from the exons ATGTCAGAAGGAGACAGTGCTGGTGAATCCATCCATGGGAAACCATCAGCGATCGGAAGCTTCTTTAAACGGCTTGGGCAG GTTTATCAGTCATGGTTGGACAAGTCAACACCATTCTCAGCAGTGCGATGGGCGATCACTCTTCTTCTAACGGCCATATATATGATCAGAGTATATATACTACAG ggGTGGTACATAATCACATATGCTCTTGGGATCTACCACCTTAATCTCTTCATTGCTTTCCTCTCACCAAAAGTGGATCCCTCATTGCTTGATGATCCAG ATGAGGGTCCAGCACTACCCACAAAACAGAATGAGGAGTTCCGGCCGTTCATCAGGAGGTTGCCAGAATTTAAATTCTG gcattCAGCGACAAAAGGCATCGTCATCGCTATGATTTGCACATTCTTTGAAGCCTTTAATGTGCCAGTGTTCTGGCCCATCCTCGTAATGTATTTCATCATGCTTTTCTGCATCACCATGAAACGGCAGATCAAG CACATGATCAAGTATAGATACCTGCCCTTCACACACGGGAAGAGGACTTACAGAGGCAAGGAAGAGACAGAGAAAACCTTTGCTAGTTAA
- the LOC127630732 gene encoding protein RER1 isoform X2: MSEGDSAGESIHGKPSAIGSFFKRLGQVYQSWLDKSTPFSAVRWAITLLLTAIYMIRVYILQGWYIITYALGIYHLNLFIAFLSPKVDPSLLDDPDEGPALPTKQNEEFRPFIRRLPEFKFWHSATKGIVIAMICTFFEAFNVPVFWPILVMYFIMLFCITMKRQIKHMIKYRYLPFTHGKRTYREET, translated from the exons ATGTCAGAAGGAGACAGTGCTGGTGAATCCATCCATGGGAAACCATCAGCGATCGGAAGCTTCTTTAAACGGCTTGGGCAG GTTTATCAGTCATGGTTGGACAAGTCAACACCATTCTCAGCAGTGCGATGGGCGATCACTCTTCTTCTAACGGCCATATATATGATCAGAGTATATATACTACAG ggGTGGTACATAATCACATATGCTCTTGGGATCTACCACCTTAATCTCTTCATTGCTTTCCTCTCACCAAAAGTGGATCCCTCATTGCTTGATGATCCAG ATGAGGGTCCAGCACTACCCACAAAACAGAATGAGGAGTTCCGGCCGTTCATCAGGAGGTTGCCAGAATTTAAATTCTG gcattCAGCGACAAAAGGCATCGTCATCGCTATGATTTGCACATTCTTTGAAGCCTTTAATGTGCCAGTGTTCTGGCCCATCCTCGTAATGTATTTCATCATGCTTTTCTGCATCACCATGAAACGGCAGATCAAG CACATGATCAAGTATAGATACCTGCCCTTCACACACGGGAAGAGGACTTACAGAG aggAAACATAA